The nucleotide window CTTGACCACGCTTACGCCTAAAGACCCCTCTAAGCTAATTAGCGCCAGGGGCCTACCTAAGACCCTCGATAGCTCAACGGCCGCTAGCCTACAGGCCTCAGAGTAGCCCTCTATCCCTAGGTCTATGTGCACTAGCCCTAGCCTAAACCCCTTCTCTACGCTCAGTGCTTCAAGCAGGCTGGCAGCGGCCGCGCTATCCTTACCTCCTGATACAGCTACTAAGAGCAGCCCTCCCTTAGGGGGGAGGTACCCTTCAACGACCCCCCTGACTCTGCTAATTAAGTACTGCTCTAAGTGAGCTGGGCAGAGGGCTCGGCGCGCAGGTCTTATGCGTACTACTGCCTTAAGGCCGCAGAGGCTACACTTCAACCTAGCCCCTCCGAGGCTACTCGCGGACGCCCATTCCTCGCCCTCCCTCGGCACTACGCTCCCCCCTAGCGACGGCGGCCCCCTCGACACCATAGCCTAAGGCCCTTAGCTCGCCCTGCTCTACTTCGACTTCGCTTCTACGCTTAGCTGGCTTGGCTTCGACTACGACTCTAGCTATGCAGCCTCCACGCCCCGCTGAGCTGCTAGACAAGGAGCTCAAGTACTACTCGCACCTATGCCCACGTGTTTAAGCCTTACTGAAGTGTATGTAGAGGATGAGCGTAAGCCGCCTAGCTGGAAAGGTATTTTAGTAGGTATTAGCGAGCCTGGCGCCGCTGGCCATGGCTACGTCCAAGTCGCCGACGAGGGTCCTCCTAGTCGCAACTGCCTCCCACTTAATGCAGCACGCCTTCATCGGGACCTCCGTCCTCTTCCCCCTAATAATCGAAGAGCTGAGGCTGACTTACGTAGAGTTCGGCTTAGCCATATCGGCCTCGACCTTAATAGGCGGCCTATCCCAAGTACTCTTCGGCGCAGCGAGTAGGAGGGTTGCAAGGAACGTCCTCCTAGGCCTCGGCAATTTCCTACTGGCCCTAGGCGTGTTCCTCGCAGGGCTGGCGCGTAGGCTCACTGACTTCCTAGCCGCTAGGCTAGTTTCAAGCATAGGCACTGCCCCGCACCATCCCGTAGGGACAGCGATCGTCAGCGAGAGCTTTAGCGAAAAGTCTCTCGGCAGAGCGCTAGGCTTCTACTACGGCCTAGCCTACGTAGGCAACGCAGCCGGCCCGGCCTTAATGACAGTCATGGCGGCTACGCTAGGGTGGAGGGCTACGCTGATCGCTTTCTCTATCCCTATCTTCGCGACCTCCTTCCTCGTGCTACGGTACTTAAGCGAAGTTGGGGGGCGGGAGGCGGAGGGAGGCGCTAAGGAACTGAGCTTGAGGAGCAGCGTAGCAGCCCTCCTAAGGACCAGGGGGGTCTCGGCGATACTAGCTACTCAAGTACTGCTCTCAGGAGGAGCTGAGGTAGGAGTGCTGACTACGTACGTCCCAGTATTCTTGGCAGACTTCCTCAAGATGGACGTCTACGAAAGAGGCCTAGCCTACACGGTAGGCCTCCTCGGCGGGGCCATTGGGCCTATCGTGGTCGGGGGCCGTACTGCGCGCGTAGGGTACGTTAAGCCCTCGGCGATAGTAGCCCTGCTGGCCGCTATGCTAACGTACCTGCTAGTGTTATACGAGCCAGGGTCCATGGTCCTGCTCGTAGCCGCCCACCTCTTCGCACTAATGTTTACGGGGTTCTCGCTACCTGTACTGTTGCAGTCGCAGCTCGTTAAGCTTACGAGCGGCTACGATAGGGACCTAGTTGTCGGGCTCTTCTTCACTATAGGCTTCGTCTTCAGCTCGCTCTGGATAGCCCTCATAGGCTTCGTCGTAGACGCGCACGCCTCCTTTAAGCCAGCCCTCGTAATTATAGGCGCCCTCACAGCCCTGGCCTTAATGCCACTCTCGTTAAGCAGGGTGGCGGATAGGGCTCGTGGGCCTAGCTAAGCTCGTCGGGGCAGCTGAGCGCTTATTAGCAAGGGACGCCCTTTACACTACGGCATGTCCGCTAGGGCAGTAGAGGCCCTCTTCGAGGCCCTCTTCACCTTAACAGACCTAAGGGCCCTCTTTAGAGAAGTAAAGCCCCTCTACAAGTTTAGTGAGCAGGAGAAGCTTAGGGCTAAGGAGCTGCTTAAGAAAGTTGAGCAGAGCCTAGAGAGCCTAAGGGGCTTCATAAGCAACCCTCAGCTAAGCGATGAAGAGCCCCGCGTAGAGATCGTCAACGGGCTGGAGGCTAGGATGAGGGAGGAGCTCTTCATAAACATCGACCCTATCCAGCCGGGCGGGAGGCTGACAGCTGAGGCTATGAAGGCCATCATAGCCTACGGGGACGGCTACTCTACTTGCGACTACTGCCTCAGCCCGTTTAGGCTAGACGCTATTAAGCGCCCTCCGCTCGCCGAGTTTCACGCTGAGCTCGCCGAGTTCTTGGGCATGGACGAGGCGAGGTTAATGCCGGGCGCTAGGAGGGCTTTTCAAGCAGTAGCTAGGACCTTGCTGAAGCCTGGGGACGTAGCCCTCGTCTCCTCCCTAGCCCACTACACAGAGGTGCTGGCTATTGAGGAGGCCGGGGGGAGGGTTATGGAGGTGCCTGTCAGCGAGGACAACGTTCTGCGCGGGGACGCCGTGGCGGCTAAGATAGAGAGGGTTAAGGAGTCCGTGGGCAAGCCCCCAAGGCTAGTCATAGTCGACCACTTCGACTACGTGTATGGCAATGAGCACGACGTTAAGGACGTGGCTAAGGTGGCCCACGACTACGGGGTACCTGTCCTCTGCAACGCCGCTTACTCAATGGGAGTGATGCCCTTAAGCGGCAGGGAGATGGGCGTAGACTTCCTAGCCGGCTCTGGCCATAAGAGCTTCGCCTCCCCGGCTCCTTCAGGGGTGCTGGCTGTAACTGAGGAATGGGCTAGGGAGGTGTTTAGGAGGTCTGAGGCAGTTTGCGACATAACCGGGAGGTCTTTTAGAAGTAAGGAGGTAGAGCTGCTCGGCTGCACGCTAATGGGGGCCAACGCCATAGCGATGATGGCAAGCTTCCCGGCTGTTAAGGAGAGGGTTAAGCGATGGGGTGAGGAGCTAGAGAAAGTAAACTACTTCGTCTCAGAGTTCGTGAAGATCAGGGGCTCCAAGGTGCTAAGCCAACTGCCTAGAAAGCACACCTTAACCTACGTCGATACCACCGGGAGCTTTGACCGCGTCGCTAAGATGCATAAGCGCAAGGGGTACTTCCTCTCCGAGGAGCTCGAGCGTCGAAGGATAGCCGGGGTAATGAAGGGGGCTACGAAGAAGTGGAAGCTAAATACCTACGGCTTAACTTGGGAGCAGGTCAAGTACCTAGCCTGGGCTTTTCAAGACATAGCTAGAGCCTACGGGCTTGAGGTGGCTAGCTAACAAGCTCGCCCTGGGCCTCTTCGCGTACTCCTTATTACAGGCCCCTAGCGCTAAGTAGGCTCAGTAACTAGGCTGGGCTGGTGCTTGGGCTTGAGGAGGGGGGTGGTAGGCCGTAGGCTTACGATGAAGGGGGAGCTAGCAGACTTAGTCGTAAAGGGGTTAAAGAGCACCACAATAAGGCTTGGGAAGCTTAAGTTAAAGCACCGCGTCTTAACCCTCCACGGCGGCGGGAGGGACGTGGCTAGGGTGGAAGTGACGGAGGTAAGGTACAGGAAGCTACGCGACCTAACGGATGAAGACGCTAGGCGCGATGGGTTTGAGAACCTCGAGGCTCTTCTTAAGGCCCTTAGGGGGATGTACGGAGAAGTGAGGCCGGACGACACTGTCACTATCCTCGGCCTCAGGGTCCTCGAGGTCCTCGAGCCTAAGCCTAGGCTCTCCGCGGTGAAGATAGCTGAGGAAGCGCTGAGGGCTAACGCCGAGCTTACGGGGGAGGAGAGGAGGGTGTTGACTGAGGTGGTTAGGAGGGGCAGCATTAGGAAGGCGGCGGCGGCCCTGTACGGTGACGTTAATCGAAGGTGGCTAGTGAGGAGGGTGATTAAGAAGGCCCTAAAGAGCTTAGCCTTAAGAGAGCTTCTAGGGGTAGAGGGCGGTGAAGGCTAGGGCCCACGTCTACATAAGCGGCCGTGTACAAGGCGTCTTCTTCAGGGCTTGGACCATGGAGGAGGCTGTTAAGCGCGGGCTAACCGGCTGGGTTCGCAACTTAGCTGATGGTAGGGTGGAGGCGGTCTTTGAGGGTGAGAAGGAGGCGGTGGAGGACATGGTGAGGAGCTCCTGGAGGGGCCCTCCAGGGGCTAAGGTGCGCAACGTAGAGGTCGTATGGGAGGAGTATAGAGGGGAGTTCCAGGACTTTAGGGTGATTTACGGACGCTGGTAGCCTTTAGGCTCCTCGGGAGGGTGGATAGGAAGTCCACTACGCCCCCTAGCTCTCCCCTCCTAAATACTAGGTCGGCCACGTAGGCAGCCTCAGCGTCGGCCTCTATAGCTATCGCTACGTCAGCCTCAGCGAACATCTCTACATCGCTCCTGCCATCACCCACGGCTACCACAGCCTCAGCCCCCAGCTCCTCTCTAAGCCTCCTCAACGCCTTACCCTTCCCCCCGTACTCTACGCGCACCGCTACGCCTCCTGTAAGCACACCCCCACCCCCCTCTACTTCCACCTCGTTAGCTAGGTAGCCGTCGAACCCTAGCTCCTCAACGGTTCTCTTAGCTAAGAGCGAGAGGCCGGTCGTTAAGGCGTATAGTAAGTAACCCTTACGCTTAAGCTCAGCTACTCTGTGAGCTCCCTTCCTCCAGGGGATGTTCACTGCCAGCTCGACCAACTTCCTGAAAGGGACCCCCCTCCATAGAGCTACGTCTAGCCTAGCCCACTCTTCGTAGCTAACCTCCCGGTTAAAGAAGCGCTGAGCGTTGATAGAGGCCTGCCCCCAGGTACCTAGGGCTTGGTGATAGTACCTCCACGAGTCCTTGATAGTGGTCAGCGTACCGTCTACGTCAAAGGCTGCTAGTAGCATCATCCTAACTCACTGCGTCGAATTTAAATGCTAGTCGCTTAGGTGTCTCTGAAGCTGCATGCATTCAGCCAGCTGGGTGAGGCATGACCTCTTAGCTTCTCGAGTACTCGAGAAGCTAGCTCTCCGCGTGCCCGGGCTGAGGGGACATGAGCCCGAGGGGAGGATACTGACTAACATTGCCGTCGGCGACTTCAGGAGCTACATTAAGCACAGGCCCCTGAGTAGTGGAGTGAGTTACGAGGACTACGTGGACTTCTGGGCTGAGAGGTGGCTTGATAAGTGGAGGGAGAGGGTTAAGCTAGTATTTGGGCAGCAAGACCTAGAGGTCTTCGCTAAGCACGAGAAAATAGTTAGGGAGACGGCGCCGCTATGGAGGGGCTTCTCCCACCTCCCTGAGGCCCTCGAGCTAATAATAGACGCCCTAATAGACGTAGGCGAGCTCTGCTTTACGAAGCTCCTAGCTGAGGCGACTCTTCGAAGCGAGCTGCTGAGGATTAAGCAGTCCTCTAGGTCTATCGAGGAGGCCTTGAGCCGCGTTAAGGAGGGGGCTCTCTCCATAGTTAAGTCGGCGGTCGCTAGGGCTAGAGGGTACAGGTACGTGAAGGGGCACTTAGTATGGCTCAGAGTGGGCGAAGACGTCTGGAGGACGTCGTACGGGAAGATAGTGGAGACCCCGGCGGGGGACGAGGAGACCTACGGAGCTGTAAACCTTTGACGTGGCCTTCTCCACGGGGCCTCCCTAAGATAGACCTCCACGTCCACTCCACTTTCTCAGACGGTGACTCTACGCTACACGACATAGCTTCGTCGCTCAGGACTAAAGGCCTAGCGGCATTAGGCGTGTCTGATCACTACGTAAGCAACTCAGCTCCCAGGGGGAGGATGGGGAGGAGCAAGGTAAAGGAGTACTTAAGCCAAGCCTCCTCCCTAGGCTTACTGAAGGGGGTGGAGGTAGATATATACGAGGACGGGGGCGTTAGCATAGCCCCTTCCGAGAGGTGGCTGTTCGACTACATCATCGGGGGGGTCCATAGGCTGGGCGGCATCGACTTCTGGAGGGACCCCTCCTCCATCCCCCGCCCCGGGAGGTTTATGGAGGCCCTCAGGGAGGCCATAGTAGGGGCTATTGAGAGCGGGCACATAGACGTGGTCGCCCACCTGACTTGGCTACCTGAGGATCTTAGGGGCGCTGAGGGGGACCTAATCACTGATAGCTGGGTGGGGAGCATAGTTAGGGCTGCGGCGTCTAGGGGGGTGGCTATCGAGGTGAATGGGATGTGGAAGGTCCCCGGCGAGAGGGTGGTTGAGAGGTGCTTAAAGGAGGGGGTTAAGCTATCGATGGGTAGCGATGCGCATAGGGCGGGAGACGTAGGGGACTTAAGCTACCCCCTAGGGCTCCTAGGTAGGCTTGGGGCTAGCGTAGAGGACTTATTCATCCCAAGGTGCCTAGAGAAGCTACGTAAAGGCTAAGCTAAGCGACCCCGCCAGCCGGCAGCGAGAACCTAAGTATGGCAGCTACTCCGCCTAGGGACCTCAGCTTGCTGTGCGCTTCGTGGAGAGAGCTAAATACCTTTACGTAGGCCCCCCTTAACTCCGCTCCTCGCACTAGCTCTTCCACTCTCCTCCTAACTTCTTCGTCCACGCTTCTAAGTAGGTCGCCGCTCACTAGGAGCTTCTCTACGGCCCCCGCTTTAACCGCGGCCTCCACGTCGCTAAGCGTGTACGCTACAAGGCTTGGGCGCTTAGCGAGAGCCTCCATTAGCTCCTCCACTAGCCCCTCCTCAATGACTAGCTCGTGGTCCCTCAGGACTCTCGCGACCGCCTTCCTCCTCAGTGCTTCGTAGACTCCGGCTACCCCTCCTTGAGCAGCTGTCTCTAAGTAAACTCTAAGCGCCCCCCTACCCTTAGCCTCAACCTGGCTAGCAACAGCCTCTTTCACAAAGCCAGGCCCTGCCACTATTACTGCGCTAGCCTCGTACTTAGAGGCGGCGCTGACTATGAGCTCTCCGAGCTCCCTTATCCTTAGCTCGAGCTCCTTCTGCCTAGCCTCCACATTCAGCCTCCCTGGCAGGTTAAAGGCAAGCTCAGCTAGCACCTCTACCCCATAGCCCCTGACCAAGGCCACGGCGGCCTCGTCGTAATCTACGCCTACTACTAGCGCTCTCACTACTAGCTTCTCGCAGGCCTCCTTCAACCTCTCTAACACATGCCGCGGCCACCCACGCTCACGGTAGATCACTAGCTCGTCGTGTAGATCGATAGCGAGCGTATGCCTCTGTCCTTCTAGATCGAGCTCTCGAGGGCCCTCGACTATGAACCCGTGGATTCTAAGCTTAGTCGTGAAAGGCTGGAGCTCTAAGTGCTCAACACGTAGCGCTACCTTCATCGCCTTCCTACGGCTCCCCGAGCTAGTCTTAAGCTCCCTAGTAGTCCACGCCCTCACTACATCTCCACGCTCCAGCGTATTGTAAAGCACCCAGAGGTCGTCCTCGCTCTCCACTACTACTTCAAGCGCCCTTACCTTCTCGTCGAGCGCCCTTACCTTCGACCCAAACACCTCCGAGCGTAGGGCCGCTCAACAGGCCGCGCCGGCTCAAGACACCTCTTACGCTAGAGCCGCCCTGTTAAGCTGTAAGCGGCCCTTTAACCCTAGCGACTAAATAAGTAGGCTGGTTGAAGCGCTCGCGTAAAATTAAGGCTGCTGCGCAGCCTCACTAAGCCTGCAGCATTAAGTCTAGTGGCCCTCGTCTGCCCTAGGCTAAAGCCCCAGTGCTTCACGGCCACCGAGGCGGGCGGCAAGGCCCAGTGCCCTAGGCCTCTAGCTGTTGATGGCCGTGAGTTTAAGGTGCTAACGAGCGAAGTGCGCCCAAGCTTTAAGCTGAGCTCCGACGCCCCTAAGTAGAGACCTAAAGTCCCTGTCTATTATCGACAGCGCCCCGAAGTAAGTCAGGGAGCCTAGGAGGACCGTGGGCATGGTTGATGCGATTGCGTGAAGCACCTCCATTGGCAGGCTAGCTGGTCGAGCTAGGTAGACGACTATCGCCATTACCGTCGACGACGCTAAGTACTTAACAAGCTGTAGCTTCGGCGCTGAGAACCCCAGCCTCCTTGAGGCCAGCCTCCACTTATACGCAACAAACCCTAGGGACACTAGGAGGCCTATTGAGGTCCAGGCTAGAATAACGCTGAGACAGTCCCTAGGCCTCAAGATGATCAGGGCCGTTGACAACGCCGCGATGTAGATCGCAGAGGAGGCGAGGTTCAGCGTGGGGACTAGGAACAGCTTACTCCTAACCACTGCACTCCAGCTCACCTCGACCCCATAGTCAGCCCTCTCCCCTCCAATTAGGGCGCCCTCTGCCACCGAGTTAACGATGGATAGGATGGAGCCCAGGGCGATGAGGGGGGTCAGGGAAGCTACAGCTACGTACTCCGGCCTTAAGATATTGAGTAGCTGCTCACTAAGCACTATCGCGCCCACTGAGGTGGGGATGGCAAGCATCATGGTCAAGGAGAGGGCTACCTCTACATCTCTCCCAGACGGCCTCTGTAGCATCCTAGGGTACAGGGCTGCCGCTAAGCTCCCG belongs to Candidatus Nezhaarchaeota archaeon and includes:
- a CDS encoding ASCH domain-containing protein, with product MGLRRGVVGRRLTMKGELADLVVKGLKSTTIRLGKLKLKHRVLTLHGGGRDVARVEVTEVRYRKLRDLTDEDARRDGFENLEALLKALRGMYGEVRPDDTVTILGLRVLEVLEPKPRLSAVKIAEEALRANAELTGEERRVLTEVVRRGSIRKAAAALYGDVNRRWLVRRVIKKALKSLALRELLGVEGGEG
- a CDS encoding HAD-IB family phosphatase, whose amino-acid sequence is MMLLAAFDVDGTLTTIKDSWRYYHQALGTWGQASINAQRFFNREVSYEEWARLDVALWRGVPFRKLVELAVNIPWRKGAHRVAELKRKGYLLYALTTGLSLLAKRTVEELGFDGYLANEVEVEGGGGVLTGGVAVRVEYGGKGKALRRLREELGAEAVVAVGDGRSDVEMFAEADVAIAIEADAEAAYVADLVFRRGELGGVVDFLSTLPRSLKATSVRKSP
- a CDS encoding mRNA surveillance protein pelota encodes the protein MFGSKVRALDEKVRALEVVVESEDDLWVLYNTLERGDVVRAWTTRELKTSSGSRRKAMKVALRVEHLELQPFTTKLRIHGFIVEGPRELDLEGQRHTLAIDLHDELVIYRERGWPRHVLERLKEACEKLVVRALVVGVDYDEAAVALVRGYGVEVLAELAFNLPGRLNVEARQKELELRIRELGELIVSAASKYEASAVIVAGPGFVKEAVASQVEAKGRGALRVYLETAAQGGVAGVYEALRRKAVARVLRDHELVIEEGLVEELMEALAKRPSLVAYTLSDVEAAVKAGAVEKLLVSGDLLRSVDEEVRRRVEELVRGAELRGAYVKVFSSLHEAHSKLRSLGGVAAILRFSLPAGGVA
- the pscS gene encoding O-phospho-L-seryl-tRNA:Cys-tRNA synthase, coding for MSARAVEALFEALFTLTDLRALFREVKPLYKFSEQEKLRAKELLKKVEQSLESLRGFISNPQLSDEEPRVEIVNGLEARMREELFINIDPIQPGGRLTAEAMKAIIAYGDGYSTCDYCLSPFRLDAIKRPPLAEFHAELAEFLGMDEARLMPGARRAFQAVARTLLKPGDVALVSSLAHYTEVLAIEEAGGRVMEVPVSEDNVLRGDAVAAKIERVKESVGKPPRLVIVDHFDYVYGNEHDVKDVAKVAHDYGVPVLCNAAYSMGVMPLSGREMGVDFLAGSGHKSFASPAPSGVLAVTEEWAREVFRRSEAVCDITGRSFRSKEVELLGCTLMGANAIAMMASFPAVKERVKRWGEELEKVNYFVSEFVKIRGSKVLSQLPRKHTLTYVDTTGSFDRVAKMHKRKGYFLSEELERRRIAGVMKGATKKWKLNTYGLTWEQVKYLAWAFQDIARAYGLEVAS
- a CDS encoding MFS transporter; the protein is MATSKSPTRVLLVATASHLMQHAFIGTSVLFPLIIEELRLTYVEFGLAISASTLIGGLSQVLFGAASRRVARNVLLGLGNFLLALGVFLAGLARRLTDFLAARLVSSIGTAPHHPVGTAIVSESFSEKSLGRALGFYYGLAYVGNAAGPALMTVMAATLGWRATLIAFSIPIFATSFLVLRYLSEVGGREAEGGAKELSLRSSVAALLRTRGVSAILATQVLLSGGAEVGVLTTYVPVFLADFLKMDVYERGLAYTVGLLGGAIGPIVVGGRTARVGYVKPSAIVALLAAMLTYLLVLYEPGSMVLLVAAHLFALMFTGFSLPVLLQSQLVKLTSGYDRDLVVGLFFTIGFVFSSLWIALIGFVVDAHASFKPALVIIGALTALALMPLSLSRVADRARGPS
- a CDS encoding acylphosphatase, which translates into the protein MKARAHVYISGRVQGVFFRAWTMEEAVKRGLTGWVRNLADGRVEAVFEGEKEAVEDMVRSSWRGPPGAKVRNVEVVWEEYRGEFQDFRVIYGRW
- a CDS encoding PHP domain-containing protein, producing MTWPSPRGLPKIDLHVHSTFSDGDSTLHDIASSLRTKGLAALGVSDHYVSNSAPRGRMGRSKVKEYLSQASSLGLLKGVEVDIYEDGGVSIAPSERWLFDYIIGGVHRLGGIDFWRDPSSIPRPGRFMEALREAIVGAIESGHIDVVAHLTWLPEDLRGAEGDLITDSWVGSIVRAAASRGVAIEVNGMWKVPGERVVERCLKEGVKLSMGSDAHRAGDVGDLSYPLGLLGRLGASVEDLFIPRCLEKLRKG